A portion of the Streptomyces erythrochromogenes genome contains these proteins:
- a CDS encoding LOG family protein — MGNPEGNARRRPEEQQLGPVLRRRSQVQAGSTTDQRLLDSAGPSEWVHTDPWRVLRIQSEFIEGFGTLAELPPAISVFGSARTPEGSPEYEAGVRIGGALVDAGFAVITGGGPGAMEAANKGAREASGISVGLGIELPFEQGLNQHVDLGLNFRYFFVRKTMFVKYSQGFVVLPGGLGTLDELFEALTLVQTQKITRFPIVLFGTEYWSGLVDWLRGTVIAQGKASEKDLYLFHVTDDVDEAIALVTKEVGK; from the coding sequence ATGGGCAACCCCGAAGGCAACGCTCGTCGTCGGCCCGAGGAGCAGCAGCTCGGGCCGGTGCTGAGGCGGCGCAGCCAGGTGCAGGCGGGCAGTACGACGGACCAGCGGCTGCTGGACTCCGCCGGGCCCTCCGAGTGGGTGCACACCGATCCCTGGCGGGTCCTGCGCATCCAGTCGGAGTTCATCGAGGGCTTCGGCACGCTGGCCGAGCTGCCGCCCGCGATCAGCGTGTTCGGCTCGGCCCGCACCCCGGAGGGCTCGCCCGAGTACGAGGCGGGCGTGCGGATCGGCGGCGCGCTGGTCGACGCCGGGTTCGCGGTGATCACCGGCGGCGGTCCGGGAGCGATGGAGGCGGCCAACAAGGGCGCCCGCGAGGCGAGCGGGATCTCGGTCGGCCTCGGCATCGAGCTCCCCTTCGAGCAGGGGCTCAACCAGCACGTCGATCTCGGCCTGAACTTCCGGTACTTCTTCGTCCGCAAGACGATGTTCGTGAAGTACAGCCAGGGCTTCGTCGTGCTGCCCGGCGGCCTCGGCACGCTGGACGAGCTGTTCGAGGCGCTGACCCTCGTCCAGACCCAGAAGATCACCCGCTTCCCCATCGTGCTGTTCGGCACGGAGTACTGGAGCGGGCTCGTCGACTGGCTGAGGGGCACGGTGATCGCCCAGGGCAAGGCCTCGGAGAAGGACCTCTACCTCTTCCACGTCACCGACGACGTGGACGAGGCGATCGCCCTGGTGACGAAGGAAGTCGGGAAGTAG